Within the Oryctolagus cuniculus chromosome 19, mOryCun1.1, whole genome shotgun sequence genome, the region ACTCAGCGCTCGTTCACTTGGGGGAAGCCGCAAACCAGAGAACAAAGGTAACAGGTGTCCAAGCGGGAGTTCAACGTGACACGAAACGGAAAGAGAGACCCACGTCTGACTCTTTCCAACACCTGGTCTGGAGCCTCCCTCTCACCGGGGCCTTAACCCTAAAGTAGGTAGACTTGAGACACACTGACCCGCCAGATGAGACAAAGCTGCAAATCTCAGGTAGCTGGCACCTCCACTCTGCCGCACCCAACTGCCGCCATGAATTTCCATCATGGGCCCTGTCCGAAAAGGAGCTTATTCTAGGGAGAACGTAAGCAGCCACGGCTCAGATTCTCAGGACCAACACGCACAGAACCGACTCACCTTCTGCCTGCACAGGGGCTCTTTCTTGTTCTCTTCGGCCTTGGCATCTTGCTGCGCTGCGTCTTTGGGCGTGTTCACAGCTAACACATCATTGATTGTGGAGCCGACCACCATGATCTTGGCTCCACTGGtcactttgatttctctcaaCGTCTTATCCTCAGGGACGAGTCCCTTATACATGACTTTCTGCATGGCGGGTGGGAGACCTTGGCAGACAAGGAAAGGGACAGACCGGGAAGTCAGTACTGGATCCAGCCCCGAAGCAACTCACAACCTCTGAGCcccatttccagaactttctaCCACAGACCTGTTCTAAAACTTTAGAGACAGAACACACGTgggggcatttggtacagcaccTGATATTCAGCAATGGCTCAATAAACATTAGCCATCATTCTTTCCAAGTTGTTCATCACCTAATCGAATTTATCGCGTGCGAAACCACAGGCGTCAGCGGAGTACAGAGGCCAAGAACAAGAGTGCCTGTTCTCAGGGGGCTGAGCCACACGCAGAAGGCTTCTTCGAAGCGCACTGCAGACAGCAAAGCGCTGTATGCaacataaaattaagaaatacgAGCAACCGTCCAAGCCCAGCGTCTGACAGTCAGCAGCACTAGTCCCTAAACTTCCCTTAGGTGAATTACCTAAGATACTCGCTTAAAAGAAATTCCTGCCTGCATCCCGAACCCGCTGAACCAGAATCTCCGAGGACAGGGCCCAGGAGCTGTAAATTTAACAGATGCCGCAGATAAATCGTAAAAACAGGTTTTCACGGAGCGATGTCAGGAGCGACATTAGCTTGTTTGAGAAGCTTAGAGTCGACCCGGGTTGGAGCGGCAGCTCAGCCACCCACCAGTCCTAAGATCTTGGATCTCGTGGGACACCCGGTCTGAGCAACCACGGGCATTCAAGGGCTCCCGTCGGGGACCTGCTGCGAGCCCTGGGAGCGGACCGAGGCAACGCGGCCAGCACGGCCGTCGCCTGCTGCGGGCGCCCGCGGGATCACCTGTGATCGAGTGGATCTTCTGTTTCAGCTCGGAGCCCGTGCTGTCCAGCGGGAACTTCACGTCGTGCTTGGTCTTGTTCCAGATGATCTTCAGGTCCACCAGCTCCtggcccgcgccgccgcccgcgTCCTCGCCGTTGCTGACCGAGGCCTGGGCCGCGGGGTCCCcggggggctgggccggggccggCTGCAGGCTGCCTCGCGCCGCGCAGGAGTCCTCGGCCGCCGCCCCCGCTGCGGCTTCGGTCTCCACGCAGTTGAGGGGCCGCGCGGGCGCCTCGCTGGCCACGGTCTCGGCCTCCGTGTCCATGCCAGGTTCCTCCATGCCTGCAAAGGGGTTAGGGGGTGGGCGCTCGCCGCGGGCCGGGCCTGGGACGGgactctaggccggcgccgccgAATCCCGGCCCCCGAGTCAAGCTCCTCCCTCCGGGCCCAGGCCGCATCCCTCCCCAGCAGGAGCGCCCGCAACCTGGGGCCCAGCCCGGCGCCCGCCAACCCCTCCGCACTCACCATCCGGGGCCCCGGCCGCCGCCATGATGATTGTGTACAACACCCACCGCTCCCGCAGAGGCCGCTGGGAAGAGACGAGCTGGCTGAGATTGGCCCCCGCAGCAGCCCCTAATCGCGCACAGCCTGGCCGGAAACAGGTGGAGGTTTCTATGGAGACCCGCCTCCTCCGCTTccccggcccggcccctgccACGCTTTAGCTTTCCCGAcggaggggggcggggcctggaaaTCACCCACTTCGGGAGCTCTGCCCCCTAGCGGCCGAGTGGGTCCGAAGCCGATCCCGGGGCCGTAGGCTGTCGAGCGAGGAGGCCTGCGACTTTAAGGGGGTGGGACTGAGCGCACTGTGGCGGAGGCGGATTGGCTGGGAGGAATCCCCGGAAGTGACGCAGCCAGAAGCACACGTGTGTGAGTCCGCCCCACATGGCGACGCTCTGGAAGAGGCTGTTGCCGCCGGGGTTCTCCCCGGCGGCCTGGGGCCGCCCCCTGGGGCGGCGCGAGGTCAGCCTGGGCGCCGATCCCGGGGCTGCGGTGCGAGTGCGGtttgcccccagccccacaggtAACGGCGGGGGACGTGAGGCTGTGGGATGTGGCGTACCTTCCCGTCCCCGCCCCCGGAAAGTTCCCGAACGCACCGCTTCCGGTGGTGCGGCGCCGGGGAGGGGGCTTTGCGACCCCATTTTGCAGAGGCAGACACTGAGGACTTTTCCTTTCCCGGCTCCTCATGCGCCCGGGAAGGTGTATTGAGTCGTAGGTTCTGCCGGGTAGCGTTCTGTACGCTGGGGACACTGCGCCCGGGCAGCCTGCCTTGTGCTGGCCACGACCGACCCGACTAGGGCTTGGGTGGGGTGCTCGGAAGCCCTTGGCTGAGAAGCCAGTGGCAAGGAATTGCATGTCCCAAGGCCCTGTGGTTGGTGTTGGCGCGAGCTCAGCGAATCGGTGCGGGTGTGGGCGAGCCGAGGCCCTCTGGACAGCCTGCCTGTTGGAGCTCGCGCCCGTTCCCAGTATTTTCTCATCAGGGCTGCCTTCTCCACACATGCCTCATTGCAGACCCCAGGGCCAGTGTGAGGTCCCGGCCGTGCAGGCAGTAGACTGTGCGGCAGTGTTTCTCGAACTGGTGGTCAAATTCCAGTCGATGCTAGTTCAGTGGTATTAGAATTCCTGGAATTCTTTTACATTacttttggaagtttttttttttttttttttgaaaagcagagttacagagggaggagagacacagagatcttccactggttcactccccaaatggccgcaacggccaggagcctgggacttcatccgggtctcccgtgcgggtggcaggagcccaagggcctggtgcttccccaggcaggttagcagggagctggatcagaagcggagcagccaggacgggaaCCAGCGCTCATAGCGGGAACCGGCATTTACAGGGCTAATGACAGTGCCGCCTCATGGGTCCCAGCGGATGCCACTGAGCCACTTGGCAAGGTCTGGTGCCCGCAGAAAGCCCTTCATAAACAGCAGCCTGCGTTGTGATAATGGAATTCTCGCGTGCTGAGTTGGAGGAGAAGCCCACGTGGGAAAACCCGATGACTATAAACAGGGGAATTAACAAGCAACATAGCTGAGTGTAATAGCTAAAATTAATTGAGGATGGAGTTTGGCCAACATTTAATCCGTCTGGAGACTCTTGGGACCCAGGGCCATTGAGCTCCTCTGGTTTTCTCCCATGCCGGCAGTGTTGCTCCAGGAAGTACCCGGCCCCAGAGGTCTCCCTAGGCCCTGCTGCACCTGGATTAACTAATTGTGGAGCCTCCGGGCTGAGGGTTGGGCTAAAGGAGGAAATGACTGCCCTGGAGAAACCTTCGTGGTTTCGGTTTTCATTCTGGAATGATGAAAAAGCAAAGCCTGACAAGGCGAAATGCAGGCTGCGCCTCTGAGCTCTGGGATTAAATACACTTGGTGCTTTGGGTTAGTGTTTAAACCAAGCCCTTAAGTGAAAATACCAAGGAGATGTAATTCAAAATGTGCGACGTAGACAGTTTCCTGTATCCCGTAAGGTGCAAACACAAAGTGTGATTTTATCGCATTTTAAATTAGCTTTGTTTTTCCTGGGGAGCATTGATTTGTGCCTGACTTAAATGCCTGACAAGGCTTCAGTGAATAATctggggctgctcctcttcgggcGAAACTTGGCCTTGAGGCAAACGAGAGAGGGCACTTGGCAAGAATTGGAGCCCTTGTGCAAAATGATATGCCCCAAACCCTGGGGGAAGGTTGAGAAGCTAATCCTAGGTCCTCCTGGACGGTCGGGCCACCTGGACGCTGGCTGCTTCATGGTCCCTGGAACTCGCTGGGGCATTTCTGTCTCAGACTGAGGCCCAGGAACACATCTCC harbors:
- the UBFD1 gene encoding ubiquitin domain-containing protein UBFD1 isoform X2; translation: MAAAGAPDGMEEPGMDTEAETVASEAPARPLNCVETEAAAGAAAEDSCAARGSLQPAPAQPPGDPAAQASVSNGEDAGGGAGQELVDLKIIWNKTKHDVKFPLDSTGSELKQKIHSITGLPPAMQKVMYKGLVPEDKTLREIKVTSGAKIMVVGSTINDVLAVNTPKDAAQQDAKAEENKKEPLCRQKQHRKVLDKGKPEDVMPSVKGAQERLPTVPLSGMYNKSGGKVRLTFKLEQDQLWIGTKERTEKLPMGSIKNVVSEPIEGHEDYHMMHPFPCPHSFQQLQGVHFVLAFGTLSYLPLICNTLFLDQENKYKEVQRLGFPCSILSGVSKQNLPWPWHLGGHQRPSWNGPGCPVTWQGPCGED
- the UBFD1 gene encoding ubiquitin domain-containing protein UBFD1 isoform X1, yielding MAAAGAPDGMEEPGMDTEAETVASEAPARPLNCVETEAAAGAAAEDSCAARGSLQPAPAQPPGDPAAQASVSNGEDAGGGAGQELVDLKIIWNKTKHDVKFPLDSTGSELKQKIHSITGLPPAMQKVMYKGLVPEDKTLREIKVTSGAKIMVVGSTINDVLAVNTPKDAAQQDAKAEENKKEPLCRQKQHRKVLDKGKPEDVMPSVKGAQERLPTVPLSGMYNKSGGKVRLTFKLEQDQLWIGTKERTEKLPMGSIKNVVSEPIEGHEDYHMMAFQLGPTEASYYWVYWVPTQYVDAIKDTVLGKWQYF